The Gammaproteobacteria bacterium genome has a segment encoding these proteins:
- the murD gene encoding UDP-N-acetylmuramoyl-L-alanine--D-glutamate ligase gives MSGLPMTAMAEFPGDRAAGRAAAPAPVMVLGMGATGASCARYFAARGVRALFADTRAAPPGRKDIEAAMPDAGLLLGALPDAVPAGVVRLVLSPGVDLGLPLLADARRRGIPVVSDLDLFAAECAAPMIGITGSNGKSTVTAMVGAMLAEEGWQAGVGANFGTPALDLLQPGVRAYVLELSSFQLERSAPLPLAVAALLNLAPDHLDKHGSMAAYAAAKARIFERSATAVVNRDDAIPATCVPAGVRTISFGLDAPAEGHFGVLGLPGSQYLSFGTERLLAAAELGTTGRHNVANALAALALVHAAGAGLAAPVRALRAFRGLPHRMQVVAVGRGVTWIDDSKATNVAAAVTSIRGLSGPLVLIAGGDGKGQDFAELAAALRGRDAKVLLIGRDRALLARDLGAICPVELSGSLPAAVARARTLATAGTSVLLAPACSSLDMFRSYEERGEIFAREAREAAK, from the coding sequence ATGAGTGGCCTGCCGATGACTGCGATGGCCGAGTTCCCCGGTGACCGTGCGGCGGGTCGCGCCGCTGCGCCAGCGCCGGTCATGGTGCTCGGGATGGGCGCGACCGGTGCATCCTGCGCCCGCTATTTCGCCGCGCGCGGCGTGCGCGCGCTGTTTGCGGACACGCGTGCTGCGCCACCCGGACGGAAGGACATCGAGGCCGCCATGCCGGACGCCGGATTGCTGCTTGGCGCGCTGCCCGACGCCGTGCCGGCCGGAGTCGTGCGCCTCGTGCTCTCACCCGGTGTCGATCTCGGGCTGCCGCTGCTTGCCGACGCCCGCCGCCGGGGCATCCCCGTCGTGAGTGACCTCGACCTGTTCGCGGCCGAGTGCGCGGCGCCGATGATCGGCATCACGGGGTCGAACGGGAAGAGCACGGTGACCGCCATGGTTGGCGCGATGCTCGCCGAGGAAGGCTGGCAGGCCGGCGTCGGCGCCAATTTCGGCACGCCGGCGCTCGACCTGCTGCAGCCGGGAGTGCGGGCCTACGTGCTCGAACTGTCGAGCTTCCAGCTCGAGCGCAGCGCGCCGCTGCCGCTGGCGGTCGCGGCATTGCTGAACCTCGCGCCGGATCACCTCGACAAGCACGGCAGCATGGCGGCTTACGCCGCGGCCAAGGCGCGGATCTTTGAGCGCAGCGCGACCGCCGTGGTCAATCGTGACGACGCGATTCCCGCCACCTGCGTGCCGGCCGGCGTGCGCACCATCAGTTTCGGCCTCGATGCTCCGGCCGAAGGTCATTTCGGCGTGCTCGGACTGCCGGGCAGTCAGTACCTCTCCTTCGGCACGGAACGGCTCCTGGCGGCAGCGGAGCTGGGCACCACCGGGCGGCACAACGTGGCAAATGCGCTGGCCGCCCTGGCGCTGGTGCATGCGGCTGGCGCTGGTCTCGCGGCGCCCGTCCGGGCGCTGCGCGCGTTCCGCGGCCTGCCGCACCGTATGCAGGTGGTTGCGGTCGGGCGCGGCGTGACCTGGATCGACGACTCCAAGGCGACCAATGTCGCCGCCGCAGTCACCAGCATCCGCGGCCTGAGCGGGCCGCTCGTGCTGATTGCGGGGGGCGATGGCAAGGGCCAGGACTTCGCCGAGCTGGCCGCGGCCTTGCGCGGGCGCGATGCAAAGGTGTTGCTGATCGGTCGCGACCGTGCGCTGCTCGCGCGCGACCTTGGCGCGATCTGTCCTGTGGAGCTGAGCGGCTCGCTGCCCGCTGCGGTTGCCAGGGCGCGCACGCTGGCGACTGCGGGCACTTCGGTGCTGCTGGCACCGGCCTGCAGCAGCCTCGACATGTTCCGCAGCTACGAAGAGCGTGGCGAGATCTTCGCCCGTGAAGCGCGGGAGGCTGCGAAGTGA
- the murG gene encoding undecaprenyldiphospho-muramoylpentapeptide beta-N-acetylglucosaminyltransferase, with protein sequence MNAGPVLIMAGGTGGHVFPALAVARALHSRNESVVWLGSVQGMEARIVPAEGIPLETIRVGGLRRKGAMTWLAAPWRLLIALADALRVLRRRRPRVVLGMGGFAAGPGGVAAWLLGRPLVIHEQNAVAGLTNRLLAGMAREVLTAFPGSFSASRKARVIGNPVRQEITALPPPRVRLAGRSGALHLLVLGGSQGARVLNETVPAAVASLPAGAALQIWHQTGAATMELARDAYRNAGLQARVDAFITDMAAAYAWADVVVCRAGALTVSELAAAGLPAVLVPFAGAVDDHQTRNAAFLVEAGAATLVAQAELSAARLAAELAPYLRDRGLVLTRAERARALAHAGVAEEIAATCQRLGGGE encoded by the coding sequence ATGAACGCGGGCCCGGTCCTGATCATGGCGGGTGGCACCGGCGGGCATGTTTTTCCGGCCCTCGCGGTCGCGCGCGCGCTCCACAGTCGCAACGAGTCGGTCGTCTGGCTCGGCAGCGTGCAGGGCATGGAGGCGCGCATCGTGCCCGCCGAAGGCATTCCGCTGGAAACCATTCGTGTCGGCGGTCTGCGGCGCAAGGGGGCGATGACCTGGCTCGCCGCGCCGTGGCGGTTGCTGATCGCGCTGGCCGATGCGCTGCGGGTGTTGCGCCGGCGCCGACCGCGGGTCGTGCTCGGCATGGGTGGTTTTGCAGCCGGCCCGGGCGGAGTGGCGGCATGGCTGCTCGGGCGGCCACTGGTCATCCACGAACAAAATGCAGTCGCAGGTCTCACCAATCGTCTTCTGGCTGGTATGGCCCGGGAAGTGCTGACCGCCTTCCCGGGCAGTTTTTCTGCCAGCCGCAAGGCGCGCGTGATTGGCAATCCGGTACGCCAGGAGATCACGGCGCTCCCGCCGCCGCGTGTACGCCTCGCGGGCCGGTCAGGTGCGCTGCATCTGCTCGTGCTGGGCGGCAGCCAAGGCGCGCGGGTGCTCAACGAAACCGTGCCTGCCGCCGTGGCGTCGCTGCCCGCGGGCGCGGCGCTGCAGATCTGGCACCAGACCGGCGCGGCGACGATGGAACTTGCGCGGGATGCCTACCGGAACGCCGGCTTGCAGGCGCGGGTGGACGCCTTCATCACCGACATGGCCGCGGCCTACGCCTGGGCCGATGTGGTCGTGTGCCGTGCCGGGGCCCTGACCGTTTCCGAGCTGGCGGCTGCGGGCCTGCCAGCGGTGCTGGTGCCGTTCGCCGGTGCGGTCGACGATCACCAGACGCGCAACGCGGCGTTCCTGGTCGAGGCCGGTGCGGCCACCCTGGTGGCCCAGGCGGAGCTGAGCGCTGCGCGGCTTGCTGCGGAGCTTGCTCCGTATCTGCGCGACCGCGGACTGGTGCTGACGCGGGCCGAACGGGCGCGCGCGCTCGCGCACGCCGGAGTGGCCGAGGAGATCGCGGCGACCTGCCAGCGTCTCGGAGGCGGCGAATGA
- the rsmH gene encoding 16S rRNA (cytosine(1402)-N(4))-methyltransferase RsmH — protein MQLVAHVPVLLDEVVRGLAVRPGGTYVDATFGRGGHSGGILARLGPQGRLLAIDRDPEAVVSGREISQKDSRFLIQQESFGMLRRFLEMQGVQGEVDGILFDLGVSSPQLEQPARGFSFQVEGPLDMRMDPATSPSAAQWLDEAGENEIAAIIRRYGEETAAARIARAIVTRRAERPILTTTDLAEVVTLAVGRTRPGRHPATRVFQAIRMHVNRELEQIRDGLVQARDALRAGGRLCVISFHSLEDRIVKRFMRDCSRVSPALARLPVVPESARPSLRLVGGAIHPGIEECARNPRARSAVLRIAEKLS, from the coding sequence TTGCAGTTGGTAGCCCATGTTCCGGTGCTCCTCGACGAGGTGGTGCGTGGCCTTGCGGTGCGTCCGGGCGGCACTTACGTGGATGCGACCTTCGGGCGCGGAGGGCACAGCGGGGGGATCCTCGCGAGGCTCGGTCCTCAGGGGCGGTTGCTGGCGATCGACCGGGATCCTGAGGCGGTGGTGAGTGGTCGGGAAATCTCGCAGAAAGATTCCCGGTTTCTCATACAACAAGAAAGTTTTGGGATGTTGCGGCGGTTTCTGGAAATGCAAGGCGTGCAGGGCGAAGTAGACGGAATCCTGTTCGACCTGGGGGTGTCCTCGCCCCAGCTCGAGCAGCCGGCGCGCGGCTTCAGCTTCCAGGTCGAGGGGCCGCTCGACATGCGCATGGATCCCGCGACTTCGCCGAGCGCGGCGCAGTGGCTGGATGAAGCTGGCGAGAATGAAATCGCCGCGATCATTCGCCGCTACGGGGAGGAGACGGCTGCGGCCCGGATCGCCCGCGCGATTGTCACGCGTCGTGCCGAGCGGCCGATCCTCACCACGACGGACCTGGCCGAGGTGGTCACGCTCGCGGTCGGCAGGACACGCCCCGGCCGACATCCGGCAACGCGTGTTTTCCAGGCAATCCGCATGCATGTGAACCGCGAGCTCGAGCAGATTCGCGACGGCCTCGTGCAGGCGCGCGATGCGCTGCGAGCCGGCGGGCGCCTGTGCGTAATCAGCTTTCATTCCCTCGAGGACCGCATCGTCAAGCGCTTCATGCGCGATTGCTCGCGCGTGAGCCCCGCGTTGGCGCGGCTGCCTGTCGTCCCGGAGTCCGCGCGACCCTCGCTGCGTCTGGTTGGCGGCGCAATTCACCCGGGCATCGAGGAGTGCGCGCGTAATCCCCGCGCGCGCAGCGCAGTGTTGCGCATCGCGGAGAAGCTGTCGTGA
- the mraY gene encoding phospho-N-acetylmuramoyl-pentapeptide-transferase: MLYLAAEYLTRFVTGFNLFTYITMRAILAALTALAIALLLGPGVIRRLQEKKIGQTVRDDGPGTHLSKAGTPTMGGVLILLAIGAGSLLWGNLRSPYLWTVLAVTTAYGLIGFVDDYRKLTRRNSKGLSPRMKMLWQALVALVAALYLYGLADRPQETALLIPYLKGVVIPLGGLYVVFVMLVIVGSSNAVNLTDGLDGLATMPAVLVAGALGVFAYAAGNVIFARYLGIPYVEGAGEMMVFCAALGGAGLGFLWFNTYPAQVFMGDVGALALGGALGTVAVVVRQELILLIMGGIFVLETVSVVIQVASFKLTGKRVFRMAPLHHHFELLGWAEPKVIVRFWIITVILVLVGLASLKIR, translated from the coding sequence GTGCTGTATCTCGCTGCGGAGTACCTGACGCGGTTCGTGACCGGCTTCAACCTGTTCACGTACATCACCATGCGCGCGATTCTCGCCGCGCTGACCGCGCTCGCCATCGCTCTCCTGCTTGGCCCCGGCGTGATCCGGCGTCTGCAGGAGAAAAAAATCGGCCAGACGGTACGCGACGATGGGCCGGGTACCCACCTGTCGAAAGCGGGTACGCCGACCATGGGCGGCGTGCTGATCCTGCTTGCGATCGGGGCCGGCAGCCTGCTCTGGGGAAACCTGCGCAGCCCGTACCTGTGGACCGTGCTCGCGGTGACTACGGCCTACGGGCTCATCGGCTTCGTCGACGACTACCGCAAGCTCACCCGGCGCAATTCCAAGGGCCTGTCGCCGCGGATGAAGATGCTGTGGCAGGCGCTGGTCGCGCTGGTCGCGGCGCTGTACCTGTACGGGCTCGCGGATCGCCCGCAGGAAACCGCGTTGCTGATTCCGTACCTCAAGGGCGTGGTAATCCCGCTCGGCGGCCTCTACGTCGTGTTCGTGATGCTGGTGATCGTCGGCTCGAGCAACGCCGTCAACCTCACCGACGGGCTCGACGGCCTCGCCACGATGCCGGCAGTGCTGGTCGCGGGGGCGCTCGGCGTCTTCGCATACGCGGCCGGCAACGTGATTTTCGCCCGCTATCTCGGAATTCCCTACGTCGAGGGCGCCGGCGAGATGATGGTCTTCTGCGCTGCGCTCGGCGGTGCGGGCCTCGGTTTCCTCTGGTTCAACACCTATCCGGCGCAGGTGTTCATGGGCGATGTCGGTGCGCTCGCGCTCGGCGGGGCGCTCGGCACGGTTGCGGTCGTCGTGCGCCAGGAGCTCATTCTCCTGATCATGGGCGGCATCTTCGTGCTCGAGACCGTGTCCGTCGTCATCCAGGTGGCCTCTTTCAAGCTGACGGGCAAGCGCGTGTTCCGCATGGCGCCGCTGCATCACCATTTCGAGCTGCTCGGCTGGGCCGAGCCGAAGGTGATCGTGCGGTTCTGGATCATCACCGTGATCCTCGTGCTGGTCGGGCTGGCCAGCCTGAAGATCCGATGA
- a CDS encoding UDP-N-acetylmuramoyl-L-alanyl-D-glutamate--2,6-diaminopimelate ligase, translating to MDLRRLFPGLAPAPPPVDVADITMHSADVSPGGLFLACAGARHHGLQYLDEALQRGPRAVVWEPLGTQGDPQLPAAVCGFAVPGLRQRLGDIANRFFASPSAEMTIAGITGTNGKTTVAWLLAEALETLGQRSAYMGTLGYGPAGQPRSVGLTTPDCVTLHRRLRSLADDGARHVALEVSSHALDQGRVDGVRFGVVAFTNLSRDHLDYHRDMASYARAKERLFLEAGAAQAVINAGDEFGRSLLARLPASMSVLTVGVDAGRSAAPAMLRASRVADEATGQRVALSLGAETVRFSTPLVGVFNLENLAVAAGILLAQGHALEQVGAALASCTPPPGRMERVSGAAGPCVIVDFAHTPAALERVLSVLRARSTARLWCVFGCGGDRDAGKRPAMGAAASALADRVIVTDDNPRSEDPATIVAAVLSGIGGAVEVIHDRREAIRHAILSADAADVVLIAGKGHETGQVIGVESRPFCDRAVARAALAERT from the coding sequence GTGGATCTGAGGCGTCTTTTTCCCGGCCTGGCACCAGCGCCGCCACCGGTGGATGTGGCCGACATCACCATGCACAGCGCCGACGTGTCGCCCGGCGGGCTGTTCCTCGCCTGCGCCGGGGCACGTCACCACGGCCTGCAGTATCTCGACGAAGCATTGCAGCGCGGGCCGCGGGCGGTGGTCTGGGAACCGCTGGGCACGCAGGGCGACCCGCAACTCCCTGCCGCCGTGTGCGGCTTCGCAGTGCCGGGTCTGCGCCAGCGTCTCGGCGACATCGCCAATCGCTTCTTCGCCAGCCCTTCGGCGGAAATGACCATCGCGGGCATCACCGGCACCAACGGCAAGACGACCGTAGCCTGGTTGCTGGCCGAGGCGCTGGAGACGCTCGGCCAGCGCTCCGCCTACATGGGCACTCTTGGGTACGGTCCTGCTGGCCAGCCGCGGTCCGTCGGGCTGACTACGCCGGACTGCGTCACGCTGCACCGGCGACTGCGCTCGCTGGCCGATGATGGCGCCCGTCACGTCGCCCTGGAGGTTTCCTCGCACGCGCTCGACCAGGGCCGTGTCGACGGCGTGCGCTTCGGCGTCGTGGCGTTCACGAATCTCAGCCGCGATCACCTGGACTATCACCGGGACATGGCGAGCTATGCACGCGCCAAGGAACGCCTGTTCCTCGAAGCGGGCGCAGCGCAGGCGGTCATCAACGCCGGCGATGAGTTCGGGCGCAGTCTGCTTGCACGCTTGCCGGCTTCGATGAGCGTGCTCACGGTCGGCGTCGACGCCGGGCGCAGCGCTGCGCCGGCCATGCTGCGCGCGAGCCGCGTGGCGGACGAGGCCACGGGCCAGCGCGTCGCGTTGTCGCTGGGTGCGGAGACCGTCCGGTTTTCGACGCCGCTCGTCGGCGTCTTCAATCTCGAGAACCTCGCCGTCGCCGCCGGCATTTTGCTCGCGCAAGGCCATGCGCTGGAGCAGGTCGGCGCGGCACTGGCCTCGTGCACGCCACCGCCGGGGCGCATGGAGCGGGTGTCGGGCGCAGCCGGTCCGTGCGTGATCGTCGATTTCGCGCACACACCGGCGGCACTCGAACGGGTGTTGTCCGTGTTGCGCGCGCGCTCGACCGCGCGGCTGTGGTGCGTTTTCGGTTGTGGCGGGGACCGTGACGCCGGCAAGCGCCCGGCGATGGGCGCGGCGGCGAGTGCGCTGGCCGACCGCGTGATCGTCACCGACGACAACCCGCGCAGCGAGGATCCGGCAACCATCGTGGCGGCGGTGCTCTCCGGCATCGGCGGTGCGGTCGAGGTCATTCATGATCGTCGCGAGGCGATCCGTCACGCCATCCTGTCCGCGGATGCTGCCGATGTCGTGCTGATCGCCGGCAAGGGGCATGAGACGGGCCAGGTTATCGGCGTGGAATCCAGGCCGTTCTGCGACCGGGCCGTGGCCCGCGCGGCACTCGCGGAGCGCACATGA
- the murF gene encoding UDP-N-acetylmuramoyl-tripeptide--D-alanyl-D-alanine ligase, with the protein MIMGRLSMVAEAVGGRLHGRDVEFQAVSTDTRSLQCGELFIALRGAHSHGMTFIADAARLGAAGAVVEVRQEVDLPQVEVADTRLAMGDLARFWRARFPLPLVAITGSNGKTTVKEMTAAIMRAALAGRDGQDDPVLVTWGNLNNEIGMPRTLLYLDAKHRAAVIEMGAARRGDIAYLARIAAPTVAVVTNAARAHLQGFRTIEEVALTKGELFEALPADGTAVINRDDRFFQSWWERSEGRRRCTFGLHPDADFRADGIEHAVGADGPALRFTLRCPAGAIPVHLPMAGRHNALNALAAAAAALACGASLQDVAAGLGGVRNVPGRLRRVAGPRGITLYDDSYNANPGSVRAAIAFLEGLAGERWLVLGDMAELGADSAAMHREMGTLARRCGVMRLFCTGSQCRSAAEGFGANAEWFEDVAGLSTALRAALRPGTTVLVKGSRSMGMERVVQALAADSGATGTGG; encoded by the coding sequence ATGATCATGGGCCGATTGTCCATGGTGGCAGAGGCGGTCGGGGGCAGGCTGCACGGCCGCGATGTCGAGTTTCAGGCGGTGAGCACCGACACGCGCAGCCTGCAGTGCGGCGAGTTGTTCATTGCCTTGCGTGGGGCGCACAGCCACGGCATGACGTTCATCGCCGATGCGGCGCGCCTCGGTGCGGCCGGCGCCGTAGTGGAAGTGCGGCAGGAGGTCGATCTGCCGCAGGTCGAGGTTGCCGATACGCGCCTTGCCATGGGTGATCTTGCCCGCTTCTGGCGCGCGCGTTTTCCGCTACCGCTGGTGGCAATCACCGGCTCCAACGGCAAGACCACCGTCAAGGAGATGACCGCTGCGATCATGCGGGCAGCGCTGGCTGGCCGCGACGGGCAGGACGACCCGGTGCTGGTGACCTGGGGCAATCTCAACAACGAGATCGGCATGCCCCGCACGCTGCTGTACCTCGATGCGAAGCATCGCGCGGCAGTCATCGAGATGGGTGCAGCGCGGCGCGGCGACATCGCTTATCTGGCCCGCATCGCTGCGCCGACCGTGGCGGTGGTGACCAACGCCGCCCGGGCCCACCTGCAGGGATTTCGCACGATCGAGGAGGTCGCTCTCACCAAGGGTGAGCTCTTCGAAGCGCTGCCGGCCGACGGCACCGCGGTGATCAATCGTGACGATCGTTTCTTCCAGAGCTGGTGGGAGCGCAGCGAGGGCCGCAGGCGCTGCACCTTCGGGCTGCACCCCGATGCGGATTTTCGCGCTGACGGCATCGAGCACGCGGTCGGTGCCGATGGCCCCGCCCTGCGGTTCACGTTGCGCTGTCCGGCCGGCGCAATACCCGTGCACCTGCCGATGGCCGGTCGGCACAACGCGCTCAATGCGCTCGCAGCAGCCGCGGCAGCACTCGCCTGCGGTGCAAGCCTGCAGGACGTCGCCGCAGGGTTGGGCGGGGTGCGCAATGTGCCGGGTCGCCTGCGCCGTGTGGCCGGTCCGCGGGGCATCACGCTGTACGACGACAGTTACAACGCGAACCCCGGCTCGGTGCGTGCCGCGATCGCCTTTCTCGAGGGATTGGCCGGGGAGCGCTGGCTCGTGCTTGGCGACATGGCGGAACTCGGCGCTGACAGCGCGGCCATGCATCGCGAGATGGGCACTCTCGCGCGCCGCTGCGGCGTCATGCGCCTGTTCTGCACCGGATCGCAGTGCCGGTCGGCTGCGGAGGGCTTCGGTGCCAATGCGGAGTGGTTCGAGGACGTGGCCGGGCTGAGCACGGCGCTGCGCGCGGCGCTCAGGCCCGGCACGACCGTGCTGGTGAAGGGTTCGCGCTCGATGGGCATGGAGCGCGTGGTGCAGGCGCTCGCCGCGGACAGCGGCGCGACCGGGACGGGAGGCTGA
- the ftsL gene encoding cell division protein FtsL: MTGAARNRAAFVLLVMAVLASAVAAVYAKHRNRKLFMELQALTQERDRLEVDWSRLQIEQSTWSTHARVEQLARGEMGMHDPGADEQRLVTR; encoded by the coding sequence GTGACGGGCGCCGCGCGCAACCGGGCGGCGTTCGTCCTGCTCGTCATGGCGGTGCTCGCCTCGGCCGTCGCCGCCGTCTACGCCAAGCATCGCAACCGCAAGCTCTTCATGGAGTTGCAGGCGCTGACGCAGGAGCGCGATCGCCTGGAGGTGGACTGGAGTCGCCTGCAGATCGAGCAAAGCACCTGGTCCACCCATGCGCGGGTCGAGCAACTGGCCCGCGGCGAAATGGGCATGCACGACCCGGGTGCGGATGAGCAGCGGCTGGTGACGCGATGA
- a CDS encoding penicillin-binding transpeptidase domain-containing protein, producing the protein MSRSNSADERSPLESLQLRWTFACAVVLLLAAGLVGRAIHLQVFSKDFLISEAEARHLRTARISANRGAITDRNGEPLAASMPVDSLWASPQELTRAPESIPDLARALDLDPEVLARQIARNASKDFMYLQRHMNPADARAILDRGIPGVHALREYRRYYPAGEVTGHLIGFTNVDDEGQEGMELAFDEWLRGHPGSKLVLRDRLGRVIEDVERLEPPRPGRNVAASIDLRIQYLAYRELKAAVQANRALSASAVVLDSDTGEVLAMVNQPAYNPNDRSQYSPGRFRNRAITDLFEPGSSLKPLIVAAALESGQWNPTSRVDTSPGMIQVGNKVIEDKHNLGLIDLTTMLARSSNVGATKVAMSLPSEQLWSVLSRFGLGKPTSSGFPGESAGLLSHYENWRPIAKATLAYGYGLSVTPLQLAQTYAVLAADGVMRPVSLIRTERPPIGRKVVSAANARAVVEMLEHVVSPEGTGMRAAVAGYRVAGKTGTARKFAVGGYSEDRYTAVFAGVAPVSHPRLAVVVIIDEPRAGAYYGGDVAAPVFSNIVEGAMRIMAIAPDRPPPSQSAPARIVTAAVAP; encoded by the coding sequence ATGAGCAGAAGCAACTCCGCAGACGAGCGCTCGCCGCTGGAGAGCCTGCAGCTGCGCTGGACCTTCGCCTGCGCAGTGGTGCTGCTGCTCGCGGCCGGGCTCGTGGGCCGCGCGATACACCTGCAGGTTTTCAGCAAGGACTTTCTCATCAGCGAGGCCGAGGCACGCCACCTGCGCACCGCCAGGATCTCGGCCAATCGCGGCGCCATCACGGATCGCAACGGCGAGCCGCTGGCTGCCTCCATGCCGGTCGACAGCCTGTGGGCCAGCCCGCAGGAACTGACCCGCGCTCCGGAATCCATTCCCGATCTGGCCCGGGCGCTGGACCTCGACCCCGAAGTGCTCGCCCGGCAGATCGCCCGCAATGCGAGCAAGGATTTCATGTACCTGCAGCGGCACATGAACCCGGCCGATGCCCGCGCCATTCTCGATCGCGGCATTCCCGGCGTGCATGCGCTGCGCGAGTACCGGCGTTACTACCCGGCCGGTGAGGTCACCGGTCACCTGATCGGCTTCACCAACGTCGATGACGAAGGCCAGGAAGGCATGGAACTCGCCTTCGACGAGTGGCTCCGCGGGCACCCCGGCAGCAAGCTGGTGTTGCGTGACCGGCTCGGCCGGGTCATCGAGGACGTCGAGCGGCTGGAGCCGCCACGGCCCGGACGCAATGTCGCCGCCTCGATCGATCTGCGCATCCAGTACCTCGCGTACCGGGAGCTGAAGGCGGCGGTGCAGGCCAATCGCGCGCTGTCGGCTTCGGCCGTGGTGCTCGATTCAGACACCGGCGAAGTGCTGGCGATGGTCAACCAGCCCGCCTACAACCCGAACGATCGCTCCCAGTACTCGCCGGGCCGGTTCCGCAACCGCGCCATCACCGATCTGTTCGAGCCCGGGTCGAGTCTGAAACCGCTGATCGTCGCGGCTGCCCTCGAGAGCGGCCAGTGGAACCCGACCAGTCGCGTGGACACCTCGCCGGGAATGATCCAGGTCGGCAACAAGGTCATCGAGGACAAGCACAACCTCGGGCTCATCGACCTGACAACCATGCTCGCGCGCTCGAGCAATGTCGGGGCGACGAAGGTCGCGATGTCGCTGCCCTCGGAGCAGCTCTGGAGCGTGCTCAGCCGTTTCGGGCTCGGCAAGCCGACCTCCAGCGGCTTTCCGGGTGAATCGGCCGGTCTGTTGAGCCACTACGAGAACTGGCGGCCTATTGCCAAGGCGACGCTTGCCTACGGCTACGGGCTTTCGGTCACGCCGCTGCAACTCGCCCAGACCTATGCGGTGCTGGCCGCAGACGGGGTCATGCGGCCGGTGTCGCTCATTCGTACCGAGCGCCCGCCGATCGGCCGCAAGGTGGTGAGTGCCGCCAATGCCCGGGCCGTCGTCGAAATGCTCGAGCACGTGGTCAGCCCGGAGGGCACGGGCATGCGCGCTGCGGTCGCGGGCTACCGCGTGGCCGGCAAGACCGGCACCGCGCGCAAGTTCGCGGTGGGCGGTTATTCGGAAGATCGCTACACGGCCGTATTCGCCGGCGTGGCTCCCGTGTCGCACCCGCGTCTTGCGGTGGTGGTGATCATCGACGAGCCGCGCGCCGGCGCGTACTACGGCGGCGACGTGGCTGCGCCCGTGTTCTCGAATATCGTTGAGGGCGCCATGCGCATCATGGCGATCGCACCCGACCGACCGCCGCCGTCGCAAAGCGCGCCGGCGCGGATCGTGACGGCGGCGGTTGCGCCATGA
- the ftsW gene encoding putative lipid II flippase FtsW, translated as MSARAERQRHGIGWDGREADFTLLLAIAALLGVGLVMVASASMSLAEKDYGGPLYFFNRQLVAVAVGLGGAAVAMRIPTATWQRLGPLLAVGAFVLLCAVLLPGLGRTVNGSTRWLNVAGVNLIQVSEPARLLLLLYIAGYAVRQNEALRSSFAGFARPLAVSGAACMLLLLQPDFGAALMLMTMTLAVLFIAGGRLRDFFLCGGVIAMLGGLLAVAAPYRLVRLTSFLDPWRDPYNSGFQLTQSLIAIGTGQWTGMGLGGSVQKLFYLPEAHTDFVFAVIAEEFGLLGSVVLIALFGVVVWRALLISRQAALRERLFQASVAFGFAIWQAAQVFINIGVNMGILPTKGLTLPLVSYGRSSIIITLIGYGLLLRIDRENRPGNGGVRQRGAAAWRRGT; from the coding sequence GTGAGCGCACGGGCAGAGCGGCAGCGCCACGGCATCGGCTGGGACGGGCGGGAGGCCGACTTCACCCTGTTGCTGGCGATCGCTGCGCTGCTCGGTGTCGGCCTGGTCATGGTGGCGTCGGCGTCGATGTCCCTCGCGGAAAAGGACTACGGCGGTCCGCTCTATTTCTTCAACCGGCAGCTCGTGGCTGTTGCCGTGGGCCTCGGGGGCGCAGCGGTGGCGATGCGCATCCCGACGGCGACCTGGCAGCGTCTCGGGCCGCTGCTCGCTGTCGGTGCGTTCGTGCTGCTCTGCGCGGTGCTGCTGCCGGGGCTCGGCCGCACGGTCAATGGCAGCACGCGCTGGCTCAACGTCGCCGGCGTGAACCTGATCCAGGTTTCCGAGCCGGCGCGGCTGCTGCTGTTGTTGTACATCGCGGGGTACGCCGTGCGGCAGAACGAGGCGTTGCGCAGCTCCTTCGCCGGCTTCGCGCGCCCGCTCGCGGTCAGCGGCGCAGCCTGCATGCTGCTGCTGCTGCAGCCGGATTTCGGTGCGGCACTGATGTTGATGACCATGACGCTCGCCGTGCTGTTCATCGCCGGAGGGCGGCTGCGCGATTTCTTCCTGTGCGGCGGGGTGATCGCCATGCTCGGAGGGCTCCTGGCGGTGGCCGCACCCTACCGCCTGGTGCGACTCACCTCGTTCCTCGACCCGTGGCGTGATCCCTACAACAGTGGTTTCCAGCTCACCCAGTCGCTGATCGCAATCGGTACCGGCCAGTGGACCGGCATGGGGCTCGGCGGCAGCGTGCAGAAACTCTTCTATCTTCCCGAGGCGCACACGGACTTCGTGTTTGCGGTGATCGCGGAGGAGTTCGGCCTGCTCGGCAGCGTCGTCCTGATCGCGCTGTTCGGCGTAGTGGTATGGCGCGCGCTGCTGATTTCGCGTCAGGCCGCCCTCCGGGAGCGGTTGTTCCAGGCGAGCGTCGCGTTCGGTTTCGCCATCTGGCAGGCCGCGCAGGTGTTCATCAACATCGGCGTCAACATGGGCATCCTGCCGACGAAGGGCCTGACCCTGCCGCTGGTCAGTTACGGGCGCAGCAGCATCATCATCACTCTCATCGGCTACGGCCTGCTGCTGCGCATCGACCGCGAGAACCGGCCGGGCAACGGCGGCGTGCGCCAGCGCGGGGCCGCTGCGTGGAGGCGGGGTACATGA